In Spirosoma aureum, a single genomic region encodes these proteins:
- a CDS encoding DUF2147 domain-containing protein: MSLLLRRNRLWALSLFFLCVWPASGKSSAENTADQILGRWLFPGRGSTVELYRVGDRYFGRISEVSPTGKQQFGITKNQLLISNLVFDGSGWSGGELIHPKTGSHFNIEVKMVDSQTLTATVYKGWRWLHKEYIMTRKPL, translated from the coding sequence ATGTCTTTGTTACTGCGCCGAAATCGCCTTTGGGCATTAAGCCTTTTTTTCCTTTGTGTATGGCCTGCATCAGGTAAATCATCGGCAGAGAATACAGCCGACCAGATTTTGGGTCGCTGGCTATTTCCTGGACGAGGCTCAACGGTCGAACTGTACCGCGTGGGTGATCGCTACTTTGGCCGCATTTCTGAAGTCAGTCCAACGGGTAAACAACAGTTTGGTATTACCAAAAACCAACTCCTTATCAGCAATCTGGTATTCGACGGATCTGGCTGGTCGGGCGGGGAGTTGATTCACCCAAAAACAGGCAGCCATTTTAATATTGAAGTCAAAATGGTTGATTCACAAACATTAACCGCCACTGTATACAAAGGCTGGCGTTGGCTTCATAAAGAATATATCATGACGCGAAAGCCTTTATAA
- the rfaE2 gene encoding D-glycero-beta-D-manno-heptose 1-phosphate adenylyltransferase yields the protein MTETKILSREQAIQQADQWRAAGQKIVFTNGCFDIVHLGHIDYLEKARNLGDRMILGLNTDDSVSCIKGPLRPVVNEYARARLMAALEFVDAVTLFGEPTPLELIEAIKPDILVKGDDYSVANIVGADFVLGRGGRVETVALVPGYSTTKLIERIKQSF from the coding sequence ATGACTGAAACTAAAATCCTCTCACGCGAACAGGCTATCCAACAGGCTGATCAATGGCGGGCAGCAGGGCAGAAAATCGTTTTCACGAACGGTTGCTTCGATATTGTTCACCTTGGCCATATTGATTATCTTGAGAAAGCCAGAAACCTGGGAGATCGCATGATTCTGGGGCTGAATACGGATGACTCCGTTAGTTGTATTAAAGGCCCATTGCGCCCGGTCGTCAACGAGTATGCCCGCGCCCGGTTGATGGCCGCCCTCGAATTTGTCGATGCCGTAACACTTTTTGGCGAGCCAACTCCGCTGGAACTGATCGAAGCCATTAAGCCAGACATTCTTGTTAAAGGCGATGATTATTCGGTTGCCAACATTGTTGGAGCCGACTTTGTGTTGGGCAGGGGTGGTCGTGTTGAAACGGTTGCTCTCGTGCCGGGCTATTCAACGACTAAACTCATAGAGCGTATCAAACAGAGTTTTTAG
- a CDS encoding lysylphosphatidylglycerol synthase transmembrane domain-containing protein: protein MNLKNVLKYAISLAIAGGLLWFTFQQSHLDVADLWRKLSAADFRWILVSAVLTLVAHWSRAERWRTLLEPVVPQRPTSLDATVSVLTGYLANMALPRAGEVARCGTLYRLSGVPVNVSFGTVVAERLFDVLMLLLLLAATFVLEFDRLSQFFMEFLGGKLPKGSSGSSILMLAGAVLLGLALLGWFLFNRYREALGKHPVYQKVSGFLSGLLEGLLSVRKLRRPGAFLFHTLLIWTMYYLMSYTLFFAMPATANLGPLAGLTILVVGSLGMAAPTPGGIGSFHLLVGQVALLYDLTSQDGQVLATFIHGVSTLMIIILGILSLLVVLLRRNKMTEIADVLDDPKAIKL from the coding sequence ATGAATCTCAAAAACGTACTAAAATACGCCATCTCATTAGCAATCGCTGGAGGATTACTCTGGTTTACATTTCAGCAAAGCCATCTTGATGTTGCTGATTTATGGCGCAAACTAAGCGCTGCCGATTTCCGATGGATACTCGTATCGGCGGTCCTGACGCTTGTAGCACACTGGAGCCGGGCCGAACGCTGGCGGACATTACTGGAACCCGTTGTTCCGCAACGACCAACTTCACTCGATGCAACGGTAAGCGTGCTGACCGGTTATTTAGCGAATATGGCCCTTCCGCGCGCTGGCGAGGTGGCTCGTTGTGGAACGCTCTATCGGCTTTCGGGCGTACCGGTCAATGTTAGTTTTGGCACTGTAGTCGCCGAACGTTTGTTCGATGTATTGATGCTCCTTCTCTTGCTGGCAGCCACATTCGTGCTTGAATTCGACCGGCTTAGTCAGTTCTTTATGGAATTTTTAGGCGGTAAGCTTCCCAAAGGATCAAGTGGTTCGAGTATCCTGATGCTGGCAGGGGCGGTACTGCTTGGGTTGGCTCTATTGGGCTGGTTTCTTTTTAATCGCTACCGGGAAGCACTCGGCAAACACCCGGTCTATCAGAAAGTAAGCGGATTTTTATCCGGTTTGCTCGAAGGATTATTGAGCGTTCGCAAATTACGCAGGCCAGGTGCTTTTTTATTTCACACATTGCTCATCTGGACGATGTACTACCTCATGTCGTACACGCTCTTCTTCGCCATGCCAGCCACGGCCAATCTTGGTCCGCTGGCTGGATTGACAATTTTAGTAGTCGGATCGCTTGGTATGGCAGCACCCACACCAGGAGGAATAGGCTCGTTTCACCTGCTAGTGGGTCAGGTTGCCCTACTCTATGACCTGACCAGTCAGGATGGGCAGGTGCTGGCCACGTTCATACATGGTGTTTCAACCCTAATGATTATTATTCTGGGTATCCTGAGCCTGCTGGTCGTACTGTTACGTCGTAACAAAATGACGGAAATAGCGGATGTTCTGGATGATCCTAAAGCGATAAAACTATAG
- the panD gene encoding aspartate 1-decarboxylase produces MFINVLKSKLHRVKVTQAELNYVGSITIDEDLMDAAGLFENEQVHIVNNNNGERLITYVIKGERGSGTICLNGAAARKAQVGDIIIIIAYAMMTPEEAKSYKPTVIFPDNNNRLVKD; encoded by the coding sequence ATGTTTATCAACGTCCTTAAATCCAAACTCCATCGCGTTAAAGTCACGCAGGCGGAGTTAAATTATGTCGGCAGTATCACTATTGATGAAGATCTTATGGATGCCGCCGGATTGTTCGAGAATGAGCAAGTACACATTGTCAATAACAATAACGGTGAGCGACTTATCACCTACGTGATTAAAGGCGAACGCGGTTCGGGAACGATCTGTCTGAATGGAGCCGCAGCGCGTAAAGCGCAGGTTGGCGATATCATTATCATTATTGCCTACGCGATGATGACGCCCGAGGAAGCAAAGTCCTACAAACCAACCGTAATCTTTCCGGATAATAATAACCGACTGGTGAAAGACTAG